The window AATAGCGATGCTCAAAATAACCTTGCGGTGATGTATGCACGAGGCGAGGGCGGTGAAAAAAATATTTTCCGTTCGGTAATGTGGTTTGAACGAGCAGTAGAACTCGGTAATGAAACTGCAAAAGGGAACTTGGCGCTTTTAAAACAGAATAACGGTGTGACGGGCAAGATGCTGCAATACACCAGCAATGTTACACAACCCAGCAAACAGGCTGGAGGGGATTAACTGCATAATATAGAAGGCGATCGTCACGATCGCCTTCTGGTATTTTGATCAAACTTCCACACTATTCAAATAAATTACTGTGCAAGGTACGAACAATCTCTTCAGCATCATTTCCGGGTACCAATAAACAAATATTGTGGCTACTCGCGCCATAGCTGATCATGCGAATATTGAATGACTCAAGTGCGCCAAAAATTTGTCTTCCTAGGCCATTCACTTGCGACAGCTCATTACCAATGATTGCGACGAGCGCTAAATCCTCTTCCACTTCGACACGACATAATGCGGATAACTCAGTCATTAGCGCATTGGTGAGTAAACTGCCGTTAGTTCCTGTTGAGCCTGTTGTGTCTAAGGTTAGTGCCACACTGACTTCTGAAGTCGTAATTAAATCCACTGAAATATTGTGGCGCAGTAAAATGGTGAAAATTTCCGCTAAGAAACCGCGTGCGTGCAGCATTTTTAGGCTGTGCAAGGTGAGTAGCGTTTGTTTACGGCGCAGTGCTAATGCCCTAAATTGCGGTGGATTAGTGGTTTTATCACACACAATGGTGCCGCCAGCTTCGGGCGCTTTACTTGAACCAACAAAAACAGGGATCCCTGCGCGTACTGCAGGAAGGAGTGTCGCAGGATGCAAAATTTTTGCGCCAAAGGTCGCCATTTCAGCCGCTTCATCGAAAGCAATTTCATCAATGCGTTGGGCACTCGGTACGACGCGAGGGTCAGTGGTGTAAATTCCAGGAACATCAGTCCAAATATCGACACGTGATAAATTAAGAACCTCGGCTAACAGGGCAGCGGTGTAGTCACTTCCACCACGACCAAGAGTTGTTGTGCGGCCTTTTTCATCACGGCCAATAAACCCTTGGGTGATCACAACTGACTCGGCAAGGCGTGGCATGAGTTGCTGCTCTGACAATGCTTTTAGCTGAGCAAGTTCTGGTTCAGCACGGCCAAAGCTGTCATTGGTTCTCATTACTTTGCGTACATCAAACCATTGGGAGTTAGCGTTGCGTTGGCGTAGTACTTCAACAAATAGCAAGGTTGACATTAATTCGCCGTGACTCACCATTTCATCGGTTAATGCGTCAGAAGTGGCTAAAGCAGCCGAATCAGCTAAATGAGCAATATTATCGAGTAAGCGATTGATTTCTTCACGAATAACATCAGCAGTTTGTAGGTTATCAATAATTGAGTATTGAATATCCTTCACTTTTTTCAGTAGTTCATTGCGTTTATCTGCATCGCAGCCTTCGGCCAGCTCGATTAATAAATTGGTAATGCCAGCAGAAGCTGAAAGTACCACAACTCGTACATTTGGGTTGGAAAGTACGATATTGGCGCTGTTATTCATTGCTTCAAAGTTAGCAACGCTGGTACCGCCAAATTTGGCGATAACATACTGATGGTTGTCTGCTGAAGACGCTGCGATATTCATGGTGTCAATCCCTTTGGTTAAACCTAATCTTTATATAGATTTATCGGGTAAATAGGATGGCGTCAATCAGGAATCGAAGGAAATCAGTAATTCTAATGATAGGTAATTTATTATCGCTTTTCTCAATGTACCCGTCATACTCGTCATACTTCAAGCTGCATGGGTGTTGACTGCGCTCAGATAACCGAATCACATACTTTTGTATGCTCATCGGTCTATCTTCGCTTGTCGCCTACATGCAACTTGAATTATTTAGGGTATATACTCGCCATACTTCAAGCTGTATGGGTGTTGATTAGCGTTCAGCTAGCTGAATCACATACTTTTGTATGCTCATTGGTCTAGAAAGTGCGTATTTCAATAAAAGGGGCAATTAAGTCTGGAAAAGTGCGGCAGAATTGGGGAATATCAATATAACGCAGAAAACCGATAAGTCTCGTTTTCGTGACGGGGTACAATCTATTTCTATTTAAAATTATTTGGAGAGTGTTATCCATGAGAAGTATTAATCCAAGCCAAACGGCTGCATGGCGGGCGCTAGAGCAACATTTTGCGCAAATGAAAAATGTCCATATGCGTGATTTGTTTGCACAGGATAAAGACCGCTTTACTCATTTTTCGGCGACGTTCGATGGTCAAATCTTAGTGGATTTCTCCAAAAATAGAATTACTCAAGAAACATTGGAACATTTATTGGCTTTAGCAAAAGAAACAGAGCTAGAAAGCGCTATTAACAGTATGTTCCAAGGTGAGAAAATTAACCGTACTGAAGACCGTGCAGTACTACATACCGCTTTGCGTAACCGTGATAACACGCCTATTTATGTTGATGGCAAAGATGTCATGCCAGAAGTGAACGCGGTATTGGATAAAATGCAGCAATTTAGCCAGCGCATTATTAGTGGTGATTGGAAAGGTTATACCGGTAAAGCGATTACGGATGTGGTGAACATCGGTATTGGTGGTTCAGACCTTGGTCCATTCATGGTGACAGAAGCACTGCGTCCATACAAGAACCATCTAAACATGCACTTTGTATCGAACGTGGATGGTACGCAAATTGCGGAAACACTGAAAAAGCTGAACCCAGAAACAACCCTGTTTTTAATTGCGTCAAAAACCTTTACAACCCAAGAAACCATGACTAATGCGCATTCTGCTCGCGATTGGTTCTTGGCTGCGGCAAAAGATGAAAGCCAAGTGGCTA is drawn from Providencia huaxiensis and contains these coding sequences:
- the lysC gene encoding lysine-sensitive aspartokinase 3, with translation MNIAASSADNHQYVIAKFGGTSVANFEAMNNSANIVLSNPNVRVVVLSASAGITNLLIELAEGCDADKRNELLKKVKDIQYSIIDNLQTADVIREEINRLLDNIAHLADSAALATSDALTDEMVSHGELMSTLLFVEVLRQRNANSQWFDVRKVMRTNDSFGRAEPELAQLKALSEQQLMPRLAESVVITQGFIGRDEKGRTTTLGRGGSDYTAALLAEVLNLSRVDIWTDVPGIYTTDPRVVPSAQRIDEIAFDEAAEMATFGAKILHPATLLPAVRAGIPVFVGSSKAPEAGGTIVCDKTTNPPQFRALALRRKQTLLTLHSLKMLHARGFLAEIFTILLRHNISVDLITTSEVSVALTLDTTGSTGTNGSLLTNALMTELSALCRVEVEEDLALVAIIGNELSQVNGLGRQIFGALESFNIRMISYGASSHNICLLVPGNDAEEIVRTLHSNLFE